The Janthinobacterium lividum genome has a window encoding:
- a CDS encoding phosphoglycolate phosphatase, with product MQPGTVKDHVLAGVRAAIIDLDGTMLDTVPDFHVAINGMRAELDLAPISAEAIKLMVGKGSENLIRTVLALDFDAAGVEQRFEQAMDGYQRHYLAINGQFSTLYPDVEAGLAAMKAAGLRLACVTNKPIAFALPLLQQKKLDGYFEIVYGGDSLPKKKPHPLPLLQVCADFDLPPAKVVAIGDSSNDAQAARTAGCPVLTVPYGYNHGHSIHDTESDGIVNTLLEAAHFISMHNRPAY from the coding sequence ATGCAGCCGGGCACGGTGAAAGACCACGTACTGGCTGGCGTGCGCGCCGCCATCATCGACCTCGATGGCACGATGCTCGACACCGTGCCCGATTTTCATGTCGCCATCAACGGCATGCGCGCCGAACTGGATCTGGCGCCTATCAGCGCCGAGGCCATCAAGCTGATGGTGGGCAAAGGCTCGGAAAACCTGATCCGCACCGTGCTGGCGCTCGACTTCGATGCCGCTGGCGTGGAGCAGCGTTTCGAGCAGGCGATGGACGGTTACCAGCGCCACTACCTGGCCATCAATGGCCAGTTCAGCACCCTGTACCCGGACGTGGAAGCGGGACTGGCGGCAATGAAGGCGGCGGGCTTGCGCCTGGCCTGCGTCACCAACAAGCCGATCGCCTTCGCCCTGCCCCTGCTGCAGCAGAAAAAGCTCGATGGGTATTTCGAGATCGTCTACGGCGGCGATTCGCTACCGAAGAAGAAACCGCACCCGCTGCCGCTGCTGCAAGTGTGCGCGGACTTCGACTTGCCGCCCGCCAAAGTGGTGGCCATCGGCGACTCCTCGAATGACGCGCAAGCGGCCCGGACTGCGGGCTGCCCCGTCTTGACAGTACCGTATGGTTACAACCACGGACACTCTATACACGACACCGAATCCGATGGTATAGTAAATACGCTGCTCGAAGCGGCCCATTTTATTAGCATGCACAACAGACCAGCATACTGA